The following coding sequences lie in one Halorhodospira halophila genomic window:
- the glyA gene encoding serine hydroxymethyltransferase, with protein MFSRDMTIAGYDPELAAAIEDERQRQEDHIELIASENYASPRVMEAQGSVLTNKYAEGYPGKRYYGGCEHVDVAEQLAIDRAKQLFGADYANVQPHSGSQANAAVFHALLKPGDTILGMSLDHGGHLTHGAKVNFSGKLFNAVQYGINDDGQIDYDEIQRLATEHQPKMVIGGFSAYSQVVDWARMREIADSVGAYLVVDMAHIAGLVAAGVYPSPIPYADAVTSTTHKTLRGPRGGIILARSNPDLEKKFQSLVFPGTQGGPLMHAIAGKAVAFKEALEPEFKQYQEQVVANARAMAQRVIERGYNVVSGGTDNHLFLMDLTPKNLTGKDADAALGRANITVNKNTVPNDPQSPFVTSGLRIGTPAITTRGFKEAEATRLADWICDVLDNMGDESVVERVRGEVQQICREFPVYG; from the coding sequence ATGTTCTCCCGAGACATGACCATCGCGGGTTACGACCCGGAGCTGGCAGCCGCTATCGAGGACGAGCGCCAGCGCCAAGAGGATCACATCGAGCTGATCGCCTCCGAGAACTACGCCAGTCCCCGCGTGATGGAAGCGCAGGGCAGCGTGCTGACGAACAAGTATGCCGAAGGCTACCCCGGCAAGCGCTACTACGGCGGCTGTGAACACGTCGACGTAGCCGAGCAGCTCGCCATCGACCGTGCCAAGCAGCTCTTCGGCGCCGACTACGCCAACGTCCAGCCCCACTCGGGCTCCCAGGCCAATGCTGCTGTCTTCCATGCCCTGCTCAAGCCCGGCGACACCATCCTGGGCATGAGCCTCGATCACGGCGGCCACCTGACCCACGGTGCCAAGGTCAACTTCTCGGGCAAGCTGTTCAATGCCGTCCAGTACGGCATCAACGACGACGGCCAGATCGACTACGACGAGATCCAGCGCCTGGCTACCGAGCACCAGCCGAAGATGGTCATCGGTGGCTTCTCCGCCTACTCCCAGGTGGTCGATTGGGCGCGCATGCGCGAGATTGCCGACTCCGTGGGCGCCTACCTGGTCGTGGATATGGCGCACATCGCCGGCCTGGTCGCTGCCGGGGTCTACCCCAGCCCGATCCCCTATGCCGACGCGGTCACCTCCACCACCCACAAGACCCTGCGCGGTCCCCGCGGCGGCATCATCCTCGCCCGCTCCAACCCGGATCTCGAGAAGAAGTTCCAGTCGCTGGTCTTCCCGGGGACTCAGGGCGGCCCGCTGATGCACGCCATCGCCGGCAAGGCCGTGGCCTTCAAGGAGGCCCTCGAGCCCGAGTTTAAGCAGTACCAGGAGCAGGTGGTGGCCAACGCCCGCGCCATGGCCCAGCGCGTCATCGAGCGCGGCTACAACGTCGTCTCCGGCGGCACCGACAACCACCTCTTCCTGATGGATCTGACCCCCAAGAACCTCACCGGCAAGGATGCGGACGCCGCGCTGGGACGGGCCAACATCACGGTGAACAAGAACACCGTCCCCAACGACCCGCAGTCGCCGTTCGTCACCAGCGGCCTGCGCATCGGCACGCCGGCGATCACCACCCGCGGCTTCAAGGAGGCCGAGGCCACGCGCCTGGCCGACTGGATCTGCGACGTCCTCGACAACATGGGCGACGAGTCGGTGGTCGAGCGCGTGCGCGGCGAGGTGCAGCAGATCTGTCGCGAGTTCCCGGTCTACGGCTGA
- the ribD gene encoding bifunctional diaminohydroxyphosphoribosylaminopyrimidine deaminase/5-amino-6-(5-phosphoribosylamino)uracil reductase RibD gives MTTTESHRDDARWMARAVRRAAAVFPPPHPNPRVGCVLVRDGAVVAEAAHEQAGGPHAEAAALQAAGGEAAGATAYVTLEPCAHYGRTPPCARALIEAGVARVVVGHRDPNPRVAGGGIAQLEAAGVAVTEGVLATDAEALNRGFLRRIAGGRPWVRVKLAASLDGRTAMASGESRWITSAAARRDVHRGRAQAAAVLTGVGTVRADDPRLDARDVEPAVPAERQPLRVVLDPRLTTPPQAALFRAPGPVLVGHAEYVNEARARALRGCGAELLPIPLQEGGLHLGAVLDALADREINEVWVEAGPTLAGAWVQAGLVDELIVYTAPHLMGDAARPLLVLPGIDAMAQRRPLAFSDVRRVGEEIRITARLD, from the coding sequence GTGACGACGACTGAGAGCCACCGGGACGATGCCCGCTGGATGGCCCGCGCCGTCCGGCGAGCGGCCGCAGTGTTCCCGCCGCCGCACCCCAATCCGCGGGTCGGTTGCGTGCTGGTGCGTGACGGGGCGGTGGTGGCCGAGGCCGCCCATGAGCAGGCCGGTGGGCCGCACGCCGAGGCGGCGGCCCTGCAGGCGGCCGGCGGCGAGGCTGCCGGCGCCACCGCCTATGTCACCCTGGAGCCCTGCGCCCACTACGGGCGCACGCCTCCGTGTGCCCGCGCCCTGATCGAAGCCGGTGTGGCCCGGGTGGTGGTTGGCCACCGCGACCCCAATCCCCGGGTCGCCGGCGGCGGCATCGCGCAGCTCGAGGCCGCCGGAGTAGCGGTCACCGAGGGCGTGCTGGCCACCGATGCCGAGGCGCTCAACCGTGGGTTTCTGCGCCGGATCGCCGGTGGGCGCCCGTGGGTACGCGTCAAGCTGGCGGCGAGTTTGGATGGGCGCACAGCCATGGCCTCCGGCGAGAGCCGCTGGATCACCTCAGCGGCGGCGCGCCGCGATGTCCACCGGGGCCGGGCGCAGGCCGCGGCGGTCCTCACCGGGGTGGGGACCGTGCGGGCGGACGACCCCCGTCTGGATGCCCGCGACGTCGAACCGGCGGTTCCGGCCGAGCGACAGCCGCTGCGCGTGGTCCTCGACCCGCGCCTGACCACGCCGCCGCAGGCAGCGCTGTTCCGGGCGCCGGGGCCGGTGCTCGTCGGTCATGCCGAGTACGTCAACGAGGCCCGGGCGCGGGCGCTGCGCGGCTGTGGGGCTGAGCTGCTGCCCATCCCTCTGCAGGAGGGAGGGCTCCACCTGGGTGCGGTGCTCGACGCCCTGGCCGATCGCGAGATCAACGAGGTCTGGGTGGAGGCCGGGCCGACCCTGGCCGGAGCCTGGGTGCAGGCGGGTCTGGTCGACGAGCTGATCGTCTACACCGCCCCCCACCTGATGGGCGACGCGGCCCGGCCGTTGCTGGTTTTGCCCGGCATCGACGCCATGGCCCAGCGCCGCCCGCTGGCGTTCAGCGATGTGCGCCGGGTGGGGGAGGAAATCCGCATCACCGCGAGGTTGGATTAA
- a CDS encoding calcium/sodium antiporter produces MTDLLLFAAGLAGVIAGAELLVRGASQLARRLGLAPLVIGLTVVAFGTSAPELAITLRAAFTDHAADLALGNVVGSNIANILLVLGLAALIAPIVVARRLIRIHVPVMLAASLLTLLLARDGTLAGLDGVILLTGLAGYLALTLARDRGQIAAEAEPSAPARLPGALLRLVIGIPLLAVGAFLLVDAAAALAAALGISDLVIGLTLVAVGTSLPEIATTVSAYRLGDRQMAVGNLVGSNIFNLLAVLGLAALAAPGGVTVNAAALAFDLPVMLAVAFACLPVFFTGHTVARWEGALFLGYYAAYCAFLFLAAAQHQALGPFSAVMLGFVVPLTLITLAVGVTRQLRDYRRGLYS; encoded by the coding sequence ATGACCGATCTACTGCTCTTCGCCGCCGGGCTGGCCGGCGTCATTGCCGGTGCCGAGCTGCTCGTCCGCGGCGCCAGCCAGTTGGCCCGGCGGCTGGGCCTCGCTCCGCTGGTCATCGGACTGACCGTGGTCGCCTTCGGCACCAGCGCCCCGGAACTGGCCATCACCCTGCGGGCCGCCTTCACCGACCACGCCGCCGATCTGGCACTGGGCAACGTCGTCGGCAGCAACATCGCCAACATCCTGCTGGTGCTCGGACTGGCGGCGCTGATCGCGCCGATCGTCGTCGCGCGGCGGCTGATCCGCATCCACGTGCCAGTGATGCTGGCCGCCTCGCTGCTCACCTTGCTCCTCGCCCGGGACGGGACGCTGGCCGGTTTGGACGGCGTGATCCTGCTCACCGGGTTGGCCGGCTATCTGGCCCTGACCCTGGCCCGGGACCGGGGCCAAATCGCGGCCGAGGCCGAACCGAGCGCTCCAGCACGCCTCCCCGGGGCCCTGCTGCGACTGGTGATAGGCATCCCGTTGCTGGCCGTGGGCGCCTTCCTGCTGGTGGACGCGGCGGCGGCGCTGGCCGCGGCACTGGGGATCAGCGATCTGGTCATCGGCCTGACCCTGGTGGCAGTGGGCACGTCACTGCCGGAGATCGCCACCACGGTCAGCGCCTACCGGCTCGGCGACCGCCAGATGGCGGTCGGCAACCTGGTCGGCAGCAATATCTTCAACCTCCTGGCCGTCCTCGGCCTGGCCGCTCTGGCCGCGCCTGGCGGGGTGACGGTGAACGCCGCCGCCCTCGCCTTCGACCTGCCGGTGATGCTCGCCGTCGCCTTCGCCTGCCTGCCCGTTTTCTTCACCGGGCACACCGTCGCCCGCTGGGAGGGGGCGCTGTTCCTTGGGTATTACGCCGCCTACTGCGCCTTCCTGTTCCTGGCCGCGGCGCAGCACCAGGCCCTGGGCCCCTTCAGCGCCGTGATGCTCGGTTTCGTGGTGCCCCTGACGCTGATCACGCTGGCCGTGGGCGTCACGCGGCAGCTGCGCGACTACCGCCGCGGGTTGTATAGTTGA
- the trhA gene encoding PAQR family membrane homeostasis protein TrhA, whose amino-acid sequence MSLSARTYSRAEQAADRILHWVAIAAALAGAAVLVTLAIQRGDPTLIGSVTLYGLALVALFLASALCNHDLTDHHSTRAERLRRLDHATIFFMIAATYTPFTVNALEPPHGWALLAFVWAVALIGIGAKLLLPRPPGRAFSVVLCLTLGWSVVVVLDPLVAALSTAGLILLVLGGVLYSAGVLLYLWHRLPYHHVAWHGMVLAAASCHYAAVLAGVVLAPEPTQL is encoded by the coding sequence ATGAGCCTCAGCGCCCGAACCTACAGCCGCGCCGAACAGGCCGCCGACCGAATCCTGCACTGGGTGGCCATCGCCGCCGCCCTGGCCGGAGCGGCCGTTCTGGTCACCCTGGCCATCCAGCGTGGCGACCCGACCCTGATCGGCAGCGTCACCCTCTACGGGCTGGCGCTGGTCGCCCTGTTTCTAGCCTCGGCGCTGTGCAACCACGACCTCACCGACCACCACTCGACGCGCGCCGAACGGCTGCGCCGCCTGGATCACGCGACGATCTTCTTTATGATCGCCGCGACCTACACCCCGTTCACCGTCAACGCCCTCGAGCCACCCCACGGCTGGGCGCTGCTGGCCTTCGTGTGGGCGGTCGCGCTGATCGGCATCGGCGCCAAGCTCCTGCTGCCCCGGCCGCCGGGCCGGGCGTTCTCGGTGGTCCTGTGCCTGACCCTAGGCTGGTCGGTGGTGGTCGTCCTCGATCCGCTGGTGGCGGCACTGTCCACGGCCGGGCTAATCCTGCTGGTACTCGGCGGCGTCCTGTACAGCGCCGGGGTACTGCTCTACCTCTGGCACCGCCTGCCCTACCACCACGTCGCCTGGCACGGGATGGTCCTCGCCGCCGCCAGCTGTCACTATGCAGCCGTTCTGGCGGGCGTAGTCCTGGCGCCGGAACCGACCCAGCTCTGA
- the gloA gene encoding lactoylglutathione lyase — protein sequence MSRHFDAAAGLCEQPEPETDGFKLNHTMLRIKDPQRSLDFYTRVLGMRLVRRLDFEEMRFTLYFLAFLDDRQAAEVPSEDGPRTTWNFGREGVLELTHNWGDESDPEVAFHDGNTEPEGFGHIAITVPDVYSACERFEALQVDFVKRPQEGRMQGIAFIRDPDGYWIEVVQPDLLERQGLG from the coding sequence ATGAGCCGCCACTTCGACGCCGCCGCCGGCCTATGCGAGCAGCCAGAGCCGGAGACCGACGGTTTCAAGCTCAACCACACCATGCTGCGCATCAAGGATCCGCAGCGCTCCCTGGACTTCTACACCCGGGTACTGGGTATGCGCCTGGTGCGCCGCCTGGACTTCGAGGAGATGCGCTTTACGCTCTACTTCCTCGCCTTCCTGGACGACCGCCAGGCTGCCGAGGTCCCCAGCGAGGATGGTCCGCGCACCACCTGGAACTTCGGCCGCGAGGGGGTGCTGGAGCTGACCCACAACTGGGGCGACGAGAGCGACCCGGAGGTGGCCTTCCACGACGGCAACACCGAGCCCGAGGGCTTCGGCCATATCGCCATCACCGTCCCCGACGTCTACAGCGCCTGCGAGCGCTTCGAGGCGCTGCAGGTAGACTTCGTCAAGCGCCCTCAGGAGGGCCGGATGCAGGGCATCGCCTTCATTCGCGATCCGGACGGCTACTGGATCGAGGTGGTGCAGCCCGATCTGCTGGAACGCCAGGGGCTGGGCTGA
- the nrdR gene encoding transcriptional regulator NrdR, producing MRCPYCQNTDTRVVDSRLVGEGEQVRRRRQCPSCGERFTTHEAPELVYPRVVKSDGRREAFDEDKLRLGFRRALEKRPVATEAVEAAVRRVCKRVSGAGDREVGASTIGEYVMEELRELDVVAYVRFASVYRRFEDVGAFREVIEGLEQHRRDDD from the coding sequence ATGCGCTGCCCCTACTGCCAGAACACCGACACCCGCGTGGTCGACTCCCGCCTGGTCGGTGAGGGGGAGCAGGTGCGGCGGCGGCGCCAGTGCCCGTCCTGCGGCGAGCGCTTCACCACCCACGAGGCCCCCGAACTGGTCTACCCCCGGGTGGTGAAGTCCGACGGGCGGCGCGAGGCGTTCGACGAGGACAAGCTGCGCCTTGGCTTCCGGCGGGCGCTGGAGAAGCGCCCGGTGGCCACTGAGGCCGTCGAGGCGGCGGTGCGCCGCGTCTGCAAGCGGGTCTCCGGTGCCGGAGACCGCGAGGTGGGGGCCAGCACCATTGGCGAGTACGTGATGGAAGAGCTGCGCGAGCTCGACGTGGTCGCCTATGTCCGCTTCGCCTCGGTCTACCGCCGTTTCGAGGATGTCGGCGCCTTCCGCGAGGTCATCGAAGGCCTGGAGCAGCACCGGCGTGACGACGACTGA